The Candidatus Paceibacterota bacterium genome contains the following window.
TAAAAGTGACACCCCCTCATCAAAATTTTTGGGGGTATGGGTTTTTTTAAATTGGCCAATCTTGTTGTCGTCATGAGACGAGATGGCCACCCGCATATGTGTGCCGCCAATATCAAATAAAAGTGTGCTCATCTAAAGTGTTTTTATTATACACCCTCCCTCGATCTAAAAACCAAAGCTTCAGCTTTTAGAAGGGCCTCTTTTTTGGATTTTCCTCTATTATAGCCTCCTGTTTTCCCGTCCGATCGCACGACTCGGTGGCAAGGAATTTTAGGATCATAGTTGGTATTCAAAATATTCCCTACTGCACGGTAGGCGTTGGGAGAACCGGCTTTTGCCGCTACCTCTTTATAGGTGAGAGTCTTTCCAGCTCTAATTTTTTTGACCACCGCAAAAACTTTTTCTTTAAACATCTTTCTATACTAACACTAAAACAGCCCCTCAGAAATCCGAGGGGCTGTTGTTTTTGGGCTGTTTTTCCTCCAGCAAAGAAAAGAGGCTGACACATTTTGAGCGGATTCTAGGCCTCACTTCGTTATTGCATGTCAGCATTCGGTCTCCCACCTGACGAAGCAGGATGTCCTGGGTCCAAATACAAATACCTCTACACACCACATTGACCCTGTATTGCTCGTGAAGAGAAATTGTCTCCCTGCCTTCCCCTTCAAAAAAGGTTTCAACCCAAGACCATTGGGCAAAACTGATCGACGAGAGCGGGCTCGGCCTGAAAGTGTATTTGATAGCTGGAAAAATATCCTGATCTCTCGGGTGGCCGAGTTTGCCGACTTCCCATTTTATTTCATCTCGAATTTCGGCAAGATCATCCAGTAGTCTATCGAGGTGCCAATCCCGAATCCAGGCAAAATGCATTGGCATAAACCTTGATAAGTGAAGAGCCACGAAACGCAGCACGCCAAAACGGAAATTTATTTTATCCACATGACCTCCTTAGGATTTTCACTTGTTTCTAAATTGATACTAGCAGGACTAGCTAAAAAACTCAAACGCTTAAGTAGTCGTCGCTTTAGACCATCGGCCACAACGCCCGCACCAGCCGGATCTCTTTATACGAAACTCCTTTGACAGCATGCTTGATTGGACCAATTGGTTCTTTTCGAAAAATTGAAAAATCAAAGTCTGGCGAGCTTGGGTCTTGAGCCTCTTTGGGTATATTGGCTGAAATCTTTGGATATTTTTGCATGAAGCCAATTCTAATAGCCTGCTGTTTTTTCTTTGAGACTTCATACAAAAGATACCTAGCCAGATTTCGAAAAGGTTCAGCGTGAGGATTTTCTTCATCAATTATCTTTTCGATATGGTCAATAATCGTTTCCTCGGTCACGCCGCGAGCTTTGGCAATTTCTTTCAAGTTTTTTCTTTCGAGGATAA
Protein-coding sequences here:
- a CDS encoding MGMT family protein encodes the protein MFKEKVFAVVKKIRAGKTLTYKEVAAKAGSPNAYRAVGNILNTNYDPKIPCHRVVRSDGKTGGYNRGKSKKEALLKAEALVFRSREGV